From a region of the Phragmites australis chromosome 21, lpPhrAust1.1, whole genome shotgun sequence genome:
- the LOC133902951 gene encoding uncharacterized protein LOC133902951 produces the protein MSYDQILSILGVGGMRKAAAAAATISRGQSSNITRQILKCTRWQLEETTDFITCPYHYYCDSSYPGDYSASIGGFVAAFAAYCILSAAVFTVLDIARSGTGVGRIKRKYLVPSGPFLLPLLLLILAKGQRLNVVFPIAQLGPALLLTLQASALAFRNEADGDLRYAVLEASTVSGILHACLYLDAVVLPYYTGTDALRWSRFSGECATCLCRMEPLVVGGRTVLYRGLSKTALAVIFALCSRMVCRIYGEERLSAWTRSALESASWVFVAGDAVYLAGWAVDEGAAASVAVYGLVAALVFLCVFGKIYRLLAWMETRQQVQFKPSLSCHSVV, from the coding sequence ATGTCCTACGATCAGATACTCTCAATTCTTGGAGTCGGAGGCATGcgcaaggcggcggcggcggcggcaaccaTTTCGAGGGGGCAGAGCAGCAACATCACAAGGCAGATCCTCAAGTGCACGAGGTGGCAGCTGGAGGAGACCACCGACTTCATCACATGCCCCTACCACTACTACTGCGACAGCTCCTACCCCGGCGACTACTCAGCCTCCATCGGCGGCTTTGTGGCAGCTTTCGCCGCCTACTGTATTCTCTCCGCCGCAGTGTTCACCGTCCTAGATATCGCCAGGAGTGGCACGGGCGTCGGAAGGATCAAGAGAAAGTACCTGGTGCCCTCGGGGCCATtcctgctgccgctgctgctcctGATTCTTGCCAAGGGGCAGCGACTGAATGTTGTGTTCCCAATCGCGCAGCTCGGCCCGGCATTGCTGCTGACGCTGCAGGCGTCAGCGCTGGCGTTCCGGAACGAGGCCGACGGGGACCTACGCTACGCCGTGCTCGAGGCGTCCACCGTGTCGGGCATCCTGCATGCCTGCCTGTACCTTGACGCTGTCGTGCTGCCGTACTACACCGGGACGGACGCGCTCCGGTGGTCGCGGTTCTCTGGCGAGTGCGCGACGTGCCTCTGCCGAATGGAGCCGCTGGTCGTCGGCGGCCGGACCGTGCTGTACCGGGGGCTGTCCAAGACGGCGCTGGCCGTCATCTTCGCGCTGTGCTCGAGGATGGTGTGCCGGATCTACGGCGAGGAGCGGCTCAGCGCGTGGACGCGCTCGGCCCTTGAGAGCGCCAGCTGGGTGTTCGTCGCCGGTGACGCCGTGTACCTCGCGGGATGGGCGGTGGATGAGGGCGCCGCGGCGAGCGTGGCCGTGTACGGGCTCGTCGCCGCGCTGGTGTTCTTGTGTGTGTTCGGGAAGATATACAGGCTCTTAGCATGGATGGAGACCAGGCAGCAGGTGCAGTTCAAACCGAGCCTCAGCTGCCACAGTGTGGTTTGA